The bacterium region CTGGGCGGGGATCGGCGGGCCCTGGCCGCTCGCGGAATTGCACAGCTGCGCCCAGGCCCGGGTGGTCGGTCTGCAACCGGAACCCAAGCCGCTGGTGGAGTTCCACCTCGGCGAGGCCGTCGCGCCGGGGGGGTACGCCTGGTGCTTCCCCCTGGGCGGCGGGCGGGCCAACGTCGGAGTCGCCGTTGACCCGTCGCGCGGGGGCGTCGAGGGCGCGAGGCTGCACCTGGAGCGGTTTCTCGCGCGGAGGATGCCGGAGGCCGGGGTGGTCGAATTCGCGGCCGGCTCCATCCCCGCGCCGTCGAAGCCGAAAAGGCTCGTCGCCGACGGTTTTCTGGTCGTGGGGGACGCGGCGGGCCACACCGAGCCGCTTTCCGGTGGCGGTATCGCCAACGCCCTCCAGGGGGCCGAGCTGGCGGCCGAGGTCCTGGCCGACGCCCTGGCCGCGGGCGATGTCTCGGCCGGACGGCTGGAGGAGTACCCGCGGCGCTGGGCGTCCACGGTGGGCCGCAGCCTGCGGCGCTACGCCAGGCTCCGCCGGCTGTACCTCCGACTGGAAGACCAGGATTTCAACGAGATCCTGCGTATCATGAACGACCAGCTGGAGCGATGGCGCGAGGGGAAGCGGACCTCGATGGTGGCTCTGCTCGCGGGCGTGGTGACCCGCTCGCCCCGCCTGCTGGCCAAGCTACGTTTTCTCTTGTGAATTTACGGGCGACCGGGTTTACAACTTTCGGCGTTGTCTGTAAAATAGCTACCCGATTGTGGTCACCGAAAACGCCGGGCTCGAGGTGGAGATGTTCCGACGAATTGCGCTCCTTTTCGTACTGCCGTGCACCGTCGCGGCCGGCGATCAGTTCATCCTCGCCCCCGGCGACCGGTTCGAGGTGTCCGTGTACGGCGAGGTGGCCTCGGAGCTCAACCCGACACCGCCCTTCTCTCGCGTCTACCAGGTGGACCCCGACGGCAACATCCAGGTCCACTTCCTCGGCAACATCTCCGTAGAGGGGAAGAGCCTGGACGAGGTCCGGCAACTCTTCAACGATCTCCTCTCCT contains the following coding sequences:
- a CDS encoding NAD(P)/FAD-dependent oxidoreductase; amino-acid sequence: WAGIGGPWPLAELHSCAQARVVGLQPEPKPLVEFHLGEAVAPGGYAWCFPLGGGRANVGVAVDPSRGGVEGARLHLERFLARRMPEAGVVEFAAGSIPAPSKPKRLVADGFLVVGDAAGHTEPLSGGGIANALQGAELAAEVLADALAAGDVSAGRLEEYPRRWASTVGRSLRRYARLRRLYLRLEDQDFNEILRIMNDQLERWREGKRTSMVALLAGVVTRSPRLLAKLRFLL